One stretch of Candidatus Saccharibacteria bacterium oral taxon 488 DNA includes these proteins:
- a CDS encoding RNA methyltransferase has product MPEITLLMHNIRSTYNVGAIMRTAEGFGVRQIIFSGYTPYPDLRLADPRSIDPRLPHITERLTAQIHKTALGAETMLPFSYVVDIHQWLAENASRERLPVIALEQSASSTELNTFRPPTRFALLLGEEVYGIEPDILARCDHIVEIPMQGAKESFNVSVAAGIALYGLCFSLNITPG; this is encoded by the coding sequence ATGCCAGAAATTACCCTCCTCATGCACAATATTCGCTCGACGTACAATGTCGGTGCAATTATGAGAACAGCCGAAGGCTTTGGCGTCAGACAAATTATCTTTAGCGGCTATACGCCGTACCCCGATTTACGATTAGCCGATCCCCGGTCTATCGATCCAAGGCTGCCGCACATTACCGAAAGGTTGACCGCCCAGATTCACAAGACTGCGCTAGGCGCAGAAACAATGCTGCCCTTTAGCTACGTAGTTGATATTCACCAGTGGTTGGCGGAGAATGCCAGCAGGGAACGCTTACCTGTGATTGCCCTAGAGCAGTCAGCGTCGAGTACAGAGCTCAATACGTTCCGGCCACCAACCCGCTTTGCCCTACTCCTCGGCGAGGAGGTCTATGGCATTGAGCCGGACATTCTAGCGCGGTGCGATCACATTGTCGAAATCCCCATGCAGGGTGCTAAAGAGTCATTTAATGTCTCAGTTGCGGCCGGTATCGCACTCTACGGCCTCTGTTTTTCGCTAAATATAACCCCGGGCTAG